A segment of the Corynebacterium resistens DSM 45100 genome:
AATCGCCTTCGGCGCCTTCCGAATCGACATGCTCACCCAGCCAGGAAGCAACCGCTACATCGTATGCAGCCGTGTGACGGAACGCTGCTAGGGCCAGCTTGGTGCGCTCAGCACGGCTGAAACCACCTTCGCGGGCAGCGACGATAACGTCGCCGTAACGGGCAGGATCCACGACGACTGCAACTGATGGGTGGTTCTTCGCCGCAGCGCGAACCATGGATGGACCACCAATATCGATCTGTTCCACACAAGCATCAAAATCGGCACCGGAAGCGACCGTGTCGCTGAACGGGTAAAGGTTGACAACAACGAGCTCGAAGGCCTCCACGTCCAAGTCCTCGAGCTGCTGCAGATGATCGGACTTGCGGGTATCGGCCAGGATGCCAGCGTGCACGCGCGGGTGCAGCGTCTTCACACGCCCCTCGAGCACTTCTGGGAATCCGGTCAGCTGCTCAACCTCAGTGACTGGCACGCCTGCATCGGCAATCTTCTTCGCAGTGGAGCCGGTGGAAACGATGCTTACTCCCGCGTCGTGCAGACCCTTGGCTAGCTCCTCCAGCCCAGTCTTGTCATACACACTAATCAGCGCACGGCGGATAGCCTTCTTGTCCTCAGTCATCGCTACGAGATCCTGGCCTTTCGTCCCTCGATTGTCAGTCCGTGGCGTGCAATACGGTGCAACACGTCCACGAGGAGCTCTCGCTCCACTTTTTTGATGTTCTCATGCAAAGTTTCAACAGTGTCTTCGTCACGCACCTCCACCGCTTGCTGGGCGATGATCGGACCCGTGTCGACTCCACTGTCCACAACATGAACTGTAGACCCAGTAACGCACACACCGTAATTCAAAGCGTCCTCGACCGCATGCGCACCTGGGAATGCCGGCAACAGGGCGGGATGGGTGTTGATGATCTTGCCTTCGAAGTGCCGTACAGTTTCTTCCCCGATGATACGCATGAAACCTGCACTGACCACGAGGTCTGGAGCATACTCATCGATCTTGGCCGTCAGATCTGCATTCCACTGTCCACGATCCGTGCGCCCTGGCGCATAGTCCACACGAAACGGCATGATCCCCGCACGTTCTGCCCGTTGCAATGCTTCACATTCCCGATCCGCCCCCACCGCTGCGATATTCACGAGCTCCGGATCAACATTATCGATAACGCTCTGCAGCAGCGTTCCTGAACCTGAGGCCAGCACTACAATCTTCATCTTTTAGTTCTCCTCATTATCTTCTGCACCCTTAGGTTCCGTGCTCTTGGATTCCGGTTTTTCTGGATCTTGTTCTCGGTCCCCTGCTGCCTTTCCCCCATCTTGGACCTCTTGATCTACGTGCTCGTCCTTAGCAAGTTTCTTTGCCGTTCCAGGTTGTTTCGTCTCAGCCTTCGAATCGTTCACTACTCGGTCACTCGACATACCCTTTTCTTCGCGAGATCGCTTACTAGCGGACTGCTCGGTGGTATCGCCTGCACCTTCTTTTTCGTCCGACGCCGCCTTGTCCCGAGAACGCGGCGTGGCGTCAGTTATATCTTCAACAACCCGAGAACCTGCACGGGCGGCCCACAGCATCATGACGAGCGCCGGCACGATAAGCCAAGCAGCAGCCTCCAGTGCGAACATCCACGGAATCGCCCCGGTCAGCCCGAACAACCCCAGTTCGCCACCCGCCAGCCAGCACAGGCAGAATGCGATGAAAGCGACAGCCACCCCTGCTGTGAGAGCCAGATACGCCGGTGCTTCCACATACCCTCGCTGCTGCATATAGCGATAGACCACAGCTACGGCAACCACAGCTGGGATAGCCATCGCTACAGGGCCAAAAGACAATTCGTGATTCGGGATAGCGGCAGCGATGGGCACCGGAGGGAGGTTGACGTTGTTTGCGGCAAAAAGTGAGAAGACACCACGGCCGATCTGAAATTCCCCACCCATAAGCACTGCGGCAGAAGCTACGGCCAAGTTGGGTAGGTAGAGCAGACTGAGCAATGTCAGGCCAACGGCTCCCATGGCATCCGTGGTGATGTCATAAGTACTCCGCAGAGCGTTGAAATTCGCAAACATAGAAATCAGCGCGACCACTAACCCTGCCGCGCACATCCACATCAGGAACTGCCGCGCCAACCGGAATGCCTCCACGGGCCACGTAGGGAGACCACGGCGAAGTAGGAGCGCTCGCCACACTCGGGCCCCCATGCCCATCACAATGGCAGCACCATTTACTAATACAGTGGACAGAACCGCCACCAGAAAATTCGGTGGCTGCACGCTATACACTTTGGAGGCATCCCAGAGCATCAACCAAGCAATGCAGGTAATGATTATGGGGACAACGAGCCCCACGGTAGTAAAAACACGTAACCCTCTAATGCTGACCGCATTACCCAGCGCATTTTTAACCCTGCGGGAGTGCACCCAAACTATAAGCAACGCGGGTAGTAAGGGAGCGAATCCTAAGGTTACTCCGCTCATGTGGACTGGTGCGAGATTAACCTGCAGCCATAACCCGGCGATTGTCGCAGGCACAACTCCAAAGCCGGCCCCAATTCCTATGATCACGGCGATCGCAATGACTATAGCCAGTGTTACCGCGTGGTTGAGCCCAACTACGGGCGCAAAGCGACGCAGGTGCGGTCGCCACTGCCGCATTTTCGCGTCGAAGGCTGACCGCGGTGCGCGTTCTGGCTTTGCGGGGCGGCGCGTTGTGCTCGTCGACCGCGAGGACGCCACGAACCTTTCGCTAGCTCGAGACGTAGGCCTGCGCCTCCTTGGATTCGTTTGCTCAGTCACCCGTCCTATTGTGCCTTCCACTCCCGCCGGGTTGTTGAACTGACTCACCTCAAACCCTCAAGGTGTCATTGAGGGCAAAGAAAAATTTTTCTCACCCGCACAAACCCAAGAAATTACTAAATGAATCAGCTAAAAAATGCCCGCAACTGCGCAAACACCCTACGCAAAAACTTAAAGCAAGCGTACCCTTACCCCCACATCGATACCGAAACGTTATTTTTTGCCGAAATGGCTTGCTCAACGACCTTTAGAGCATTAATGTTACGACTCGTTGATAACAAAGTGGTTACAATCTGACCCACTTATGTAACGAAGCTGTACCCCACATCCGATATCAAAGAGGTTAAACAACGTGCGTAGCTCCTTGGATGCCCGCCCAGTCGGTGCACACCGCAAGGTTGATAACAGCGCTAAGCGCCGTGTCGCCATGGTCGCCGTAGCAGCCTCTGCAGTCACCTCCGCAGGTGCTGCAGGCGCGACCGCTGGTGCTCAGCAGTCCTCCGAGAAGAAGGAC
Coding sequences within it:
- the purN gene encoding phosphoribosylglycinamide formyltransferase: MKIVVLASGSGTLLQSVIDNVDPELVNIAAVGADRECEALQRAERAGIMPFRVDYAPGRTDRGQWNADLTAKIDEYAPDLVVSAGFMRIIGEETVRHFEGKIINTHPALLPAFPGAHAVEDALNYGVCVTGSTVHVVDSGVDTGPIIAQQAVEVRDEDTVETLHENIKKVERELLVDVLHRIARHGLTIEGRKARIS
- a CDS encoding cell division protein PerM is translated as MRQWRPHLRRFAPVVGLNHAVTLAIVIAIAVIIGIGAGFGVVPATIAGLWLQVNLAPVHMSGVTLGFAPLLPALLIVWVHSRRVKNALGNAVSIRGLRVFTTVGLVVPIIITCIAWLMLWDASKVYSVQPPNFLVAVLSTVLVNGAAIVMGMGARVWRALLLRRGLPTWPVEAFRLARQFLMWMCAAGLVVALISMFANFNALRSTYDITTDAMGAVGLTLLSLLYLPNLAVASAAVLMGGEFQIGRGVFSLFAANNVNLPPVPIAAAIPNHELSFGPVAMAIPAVVAVAVVYRYMQQRGYVEAPAYLALTAGVAVAFIAFCLCWLAGGELGLFGLTGAIPWMFALEAAAWLIVPALVMMLWAARAGSRVVEDITDATPRSRDKAASDEKEGAGDTTEQSASKRSREEKGMSSDRVVNDSKAETKQPGTAKKLAKDEHVDQEVQDGGKAAGDREQDPEKPESKSTEPKGAEDNEEN